In the Pyrolobus fumarii 1A genome, one interval contains:
- a CDS encoding zinc ribbon domain-containing protein, translating into MLEALVAIFIIIGIVVLGVLLYILVLPMITKKRGRKQVETVVGRTQPSQNSGVQPATGGSGVPRTPPPPPPPTLQPQPRGVGVQPPTSPSGGTGGETLVTPMSGAVGGTPQPPSIPSGSQTMVSPVAQARGTTGGRVCSRCGTLNDPNAKYCKKCGTPLA; encoded by the coding sequence ATGTTAGAGGCTCTAGTAGCGATCTTCATCATAATAGGCATAGTCGTTCTAGGAGTCCTCCTGTACATACTGGTATTGCCTATGATAACGAAGAAGCGCGGGAGAAAGCAAGTGGAGACGGTAGTTGGCAGAACCCAGCCATCGCAGAACAGTGGGGTGCAGCCAGCAACAGGTGGATCTGGTGTACCACGTACGCCGCCCCCTCCGCCACCCCCGACACTCCAGCCTCAACCCCGAGGAGTAGGTGTGCAGCCGCCCACCTCACCGTCAGGCGGTACAGGCGGCGAGACACTGGTAACTCCCATGTCTGGTGCTGTGGGGGGCACCCCGCAACCTCCTAGCATTCCATCTGGTAGCCAAACTATGGTATCGCCGGTAGCACAAGCTAGAGGCACTACCGGAGGGAGGGTATGTAGTAGGTGTGGTACGTTAAACGACCCTAATGCCAAGTATTGTAAGAAGTGTGGTACTCCGTTGGCCTAG
- a CDS encoding protein kinase domain-containing protein: protein MSFHRVKDEHHNTLLNSWEYTMMPGDIESRLSTLGFQPLRLLKNSRGRMTLLALYQNKRVIVKLGWGSGTSQITNEAQVLSVLHDMPIVPRLHTRLDLDDVKLVAIEYIPYKSLNAVGRLNPLKAVTAVFYTLASLVHIHGRGFAHCDLKPGNVIPVPKRGMVFIDFGVARPFDAAGFAAGTPGYTCPEALGGETPGSGCDLYSLAGIYYYLVTGLSPPRDPKEFAKALSLAPAPSSLLELFTQLVLDPEYRNSLDPLQLLKIVASFNPQLLVPHIVIDGVYKPLGYGEVSIGSRGVIRVDGRPVYLAVKRHVRGTSMYAYTDLVVFRRGEKLIVRSGESIDLEFNDLVLFDNHILYVFILPERP, encoded by the coding sequence TTGAGCTTCCATAGGGTTAAAGACGAGCATCACAACACGCTTCTTAACAGCTGGGAGTACACCATGATGCCAGGGGATATAGAGTCAAGGCTATCGACTCTAGGCTTCCAGCCTCTCAGGTTGCTAAAGAACTCTCGTGGCAGGATGACTCTGCTAGCCCTGTATCAGAATAAACGTGTTATCGTCAAGCTTGGCTGGGGGAGCGGCACTAGCCAAATAACTAACGAGGCGCAAGTGCTGAGCGTATTGCACGATATGCCTATAGTGCCCAGACTGCATACCCGTCTAGACTTAGATGATGTCAAGCTCGTTGCGATAGAGTACATACCCTACAAGAGCCTTAACGCCGTCGGCCGCTTGAACCCCCTTAAGGCTGTCACAGCCGTCTTCTATACACTCGCATCGCTAGTCCATATCCACGGCCGTGGTTTTGCTCATTGCGACCTAAAGCCGGGTAACGTTATACCAGTTCCCAAGCGTGGCATGGTGTTCATCGACTTTGGTGTTGCACGACCTTTTGACGCTGCGGGCTTCGCGGCAGGAACACCAGGGTATACGTGCCCAGAGGCTCTCGGCGGCGAGACCCCCGGCTCTGGCTGCGATCTCTACAGCCTTGCCGGCATATACTACTACTTGGTTACCGGGTTAAGCCCGCCACGCGACCCAAAAGAGTTCGCCAAGGCGCTCTCGTTGGCTCCCGCTCCAAGTAGCCTCTTGGAACTGTTCACACAGCTGGTGCTGGATCCCGAGTATCGTAACAGCCTTGATCCTCTCCAGCTGTTGAAGATTGTTGCATCTTTTAACCCGCAACTGCTAGTCCCTCATATCGTTATAGATGGTGTTTACAAGCCGCTAGGTTACGGCGAGGTAAGCATAGGCTCTAGAGGCGTTATACGTGTTGATGGACGACCAGTGTACCTCGCGGTTAAGAGGCATGTGAGGGGCACAAGTATGTACGCGTATACGGATCTTGTCGTGTTTAGGAGAGGCGAGAAACTCATAGTGAGAAGCGGTGAGAGTATAGACCTAGAGTTTAACGACCTGGTGTTGTTCGACAACCACATACTATACGTATTTATCCTTCCGGAAAGGCCCTAG
- a CDS encoding PP2C family protein-serine/threonine phosphatase yields the protein MRWSSVMSMLLETAALALPWVTLATSTLTLMAVRRSVASRSTARCIIKSIRGARHYWNEDEARCELGRIDIGRDKIEYVIAAIADGVSGGGLGALASKAVIDYFLNTVTFSLPQILGMVEAHSKTRTCDALERRLRDISIAVSGVLMQSVQGADETLKAKLAEYSRTLGVPIYAATTLTGTLILCDYVFLVHVGNTRLYIHDANNKLKLLTQDHVDPMNPNVVTNVVSSLQDRRAEPYYSYHKVNRPARILLVSDGIHNYVHDEELSRIVSETRDPHETAERILRRLLSGSGGSPPDDATVIIVELP from the coding sequence ATGAGGTGGAGTAGCGTGATGTCGATGCTCCTGGAGACAGCTGCACTCGCACTACCCTGGGTTACACTAGCGACGAGTACACTTACACTAATGGCTGTTAGACGCAGCGTTGCGTCACGCAGCACAGCCCGCTGTATAATTAAGAGCATTCGCGGTGCCAGGCACTACTGGAACGAAGATGAGGCGAGATGTGAACTTGGCCGCATTGACATCGGGAGAGACAAGATAGAGTATGTTATCGCTGCTATAGCTGACGGTGTATCGGGTGGCGGTCTAGGCGCACTAGCATCCAAGGCCGTCATTGACTACTTTCTAAACACAGTGACTTTCTCACTCCCCCAAATCCTTGGTATGGTGGAGGCGCATAGCAAGACCAGAACGTGTGACGCACTAGAGAGAAGACTCAGAGACATATCGATCGCTGTCAGCGGCGTCTTGATGCAAAGTGTTCAGGGGGCAGATGAGACTCTCAAAGCCAAGCTGGCCGAGTACTCTAGGACACTGGGTGTACCCATCTACGCTGCAACCACGCTGACAGGTACACTGATACTATGTGATTACGTATTCCTTGTACACGTTGGTAACACACGTCTATACATACACGATGCCAATAATAAGCTCAAGCTATTGACGCAGGATCACGTAGACCCCATGAATCCCAACGTGGTCACCAATGTCGTTTCAAGCTTACAGGATAGGCGAGCAGAACCTTACTACTCCTACCATAAGGTGAATAGACCCGCTAGAATACTACTTGTTAGCGATGGCATCCATAATTATGTGCATGACGAGGAGTTATCGCGCATAGTGTCAGAGACCAGGGACCCCCACGAGACAGCAGAGCGTATCCTGAGAAGGCTGCTGTCGGGAAGCGGAGGCAGCCCACCGGACGACGCCACAGTCATTATAGTTGAGCTTCCATAG
- a CDS encoding HEPN domain-containing protein, producing MEGFYDWVCFGSHQAAELGLKALQRGLVSSNSGVTFWSFGGGLLASVES from the coding sequence ATGGAGGGTTTTTACGACTGGGTGTGTTTCGGGTCGCATCAGGCTGCGGAGCTTGGGCTTAAGGCGTTGCAGCGGGGGCTGGTGTCGAGTAATTCGGGCGTAACCTTCTGGAGTTTTGGAGGAGGGCTTCTCGCCTCTGTCGAGAGCTAG
- a CDS encoding zinc-ribbon domain-containing protein has translation MSSYHFNAAGRKRCPACGYANPPDAIYCQNCGARLDETRVMSATFAQYYQRGGDQQAPPPAYSSSQHTPQTVSMSRPTAVSSSETVVASLTPQPVQQHGVGRSTLPTTMELPIPYRLIFPDGRYIEVYEKSRVFGREDFEGLIPEPYIRYITRREKGGQFRIWCEIRDINTIICYIRDDYSTNPTFLNNQPIKGRGWIQLKDGDVISPAGVINIVFKFAAPLMPSSQQSQQP, from the coding sequence ATGTCCTCGTACCACTTCAATGCGGCTGGTAGAAAACGCTGCCCGGCATGTGGTTATGCAAACCCGCCTGATGCCATCTACTGTCAAAACTGTGGGGCTAGACTAGATGAGACTAGAGTTATGAGCGCGACATTCGCGCAATACTACCAGCGGGGTGGAGACCAGCAAGCACCTCCACCTGCATACTCCTCCTCACAACACACACCACAGACCGTCTCCATGTCACGACCCACAGCCGTATCCTCCAGCGAGACTGTGGTTGCCTCTCTGACCCCCCAGCCGGTGCAACAGCACGGTGTAGGCCGCTCAACGCTGCCAACCACAATGGAGTTGCCAATACCATACCGCCTGATCTTCCCCGATGGTAGGTACATAGAGGTGTACGAGAAGAGCAGAGTGTTCGGTCGTGAGGACTTCGAGGGGCTGATTCCAGAGCCGTACATAAGGTATATCACGAGGAGGGAGAAGGGCGGGCAGTTCCGGATATGGTGCGAGATTCGCGACATTAACACGATAATATGCTACATACGCGACGATTACAGCACAAATCCGACGTTTCTCAACAACCAGCCAATCAAAGGCAGAGGCTGGATACAACTCAAAGATGGCGACGTGATATCGCCAGCGGGGGTCATAAACATCGTCTTTAAGTTTGCGGCCCCCCTAATGCCATCGTCGCAACAGTCTCAACAGCCTTAG
- a CDS encoding protein kinase domain-containing protein produces the protein MTGCRLEQKPAEPIQGTASTYHVVKLLGSGGQVCAWLGVDRATGEYVVIRVPRPDLPPDLYQLQVNRLRIAYRILYVLYQYASQTRLHMYFEQPHDYTDMDHTFMMMTKYVEGDDLESFIACSEMGMLSSECKRVVGGLLDAVYFMHQLGIIHRDIKPRNIRSAPWGPVLIDFTTAKYFYDVTLGDVYVYSTGGYTAPEQMEYAIASPQSDVWSMGATLLRLAARKEPARILRGYPKQLRRLAPHDIKRIAPRAEGLAELIAAALDPDPCLRPATLDEARTLIGGGSIEVGFAEVILLGNKYTIEERGVCIGRSSSCHIQIPRDRDPNNFISGVHAVIFWDELRKEWMIQDMCSLNGTAVWRPGIDEHWVIVWPGRKVTGHICIKGHPVGEPLPLGKSALISLGFDQNLGPYLIAVFRAGPQIISSIA, from the coding sequence ATGACCGGCTGTCGGCTTGAACAGAAGCCTGCCGAGCCTATCCAGGGTACTGCGAGCACCTATCATGTTGTGAAGCTGCTTGGTAGCGGGGGTCAGGTGTGTGCATGGCTAGGTGTAGATAGAGCCACGGGCGAGTATGTTGTGATTCGTGTTCCTAGGCCGGATCTACCCCCGGATCTCTATCAGTTGCAGGTGAACAGGCTTAGGATAGCATACCGGATACTCTATGTGCTATATCAATATGCGTCCCAGACGAGGCTCCACATGTACTTCGAGCAGCCTCATGATTATACCGATATGGATCACACGTTCATGATGATGACTAAATATGTCGAAGGAGATGACCTCGAATCTTTCATCGCATGCAGTGAGATGGGTATGTTATCGTCAGAATGTAAGCGGGTAGTAGGTGGTCTGCTTGATGCCGTGTACTTCATGCACCAGTTGGGCATTATACACCGTGATATAAAGCCGAGGAACATTAGGAGTGCTCCGTGGGGTCCGGTGCTCATCGACTTTACAACTGCAAAGTACTTTTACGACGTGACTCTTGGCGACGTTTATGTTTATTCTACCGGTGGGTACACCGCCCCCGAGCAGATGGAGTACGCGATAGCCTCTCCACAAAGTGACGTCTGGAGCATGGGCGCTACCTTGCTGAGACTAGCAGCTAGGAAGGAGCCAGCAAGAATACTCCGGGGGTACCCGAAGCAGCTGCGTCGCCTAGCACCACACGACATTAAGAGGATTGCTCCGCGAGCAGAGGGGCTGGCTGAACTGATAGCGGCGGCTCTCGACCCGGACCCGTGTCTACGTCCAGCCACGCTGGACGAGGCTAGAACGCTTATCGGCGGTGGGAGCATAGAGGTGGGATTCGCGGAGGTGATCCTCCTAGGCAACAAGTATACCATAGAAGAGCGTGGTGTATGCATAGGAAGATCTAGCTCGTGTCACATCCAGATACCCCGGGATAGGGACCCAAACAACTTCATATCGGGTGTGCATGCAGTGATATTCTGGGATGAATTGAGGAAGGAGTGGATGATTCAAGATATGTGCAGCTTGAACGGGACTGCGGTGTGGAGGCCGGGTATCGACGAACACTGGGTGATAGTTTGGCCGGGAAGGAAGGTGACCGGACATATATGCATAAAGGGTCATCCCGTTGGCGAGCCACTCCCTCTCGGCAAATCAGCACTGATATCCCTCGGTTTCGATCAAAACCTAGGACCTTACCTTATCGCAGTGTTTCGTGCTGGGCCACAAATTATATCGTCTATAGCCTAA
- a CDS encoding carboxypeptidase regulatory-like domain-containing protein, with amino-acid sequence MAVRLAALIVATLITLILHVVVAHAQLPPYKPPYIEVQVPGRVATEYFDGGKLWVVYEQGGETHIALYTLVGGVPVQQWVSSVPGEPIATATTDDLSLLAVATSAKKIVVYDVSGLPILEIERGVRGKPLYVALASRSGGKVDTLIVVEVVGGSSYWVYAYALDRPAARRAELWLPVPSDLTLDRFKVVPVRVAARETAEPEIAVVRVVNVELNYTGTVVEGDYALVAEVYRVTDAPGGLVFVKSMAGNVTLGYEVGREPYTISSIDSVVVYRFEGSDTLYLLASLTLQQASVPGVTKTQLPGNIYGFVVADLSRNESIVRYEDSSVGTLDFYPMAGPARSFAVTSDGGIIAVGSSDYNVYMFFRGVDAYRVRYSISLGSSVTTVDMTPIGNLVVAGASNGALYAFNGGDGEIYWSLPSQSSVTSATITASYAAFGTEGGRVIAFTNPRVKLYYLGVQLNLTNAPDYVLEATTNITVVGVYHAMLVNISVSGVTSELVERPFFALLPAANYTLIVDNEVLGVVVYSVTLSANVVYWLQPEAFKLPVYTLTVCLLDTITRGPPADALLRIEQVPFPGQNETSLAVYTLPFNETGCASARLPRGYYTIGLLSWRYPPVIEGAPHTIRLWSDTLIRGNVTPYTARVTVSVATSYGMPLAGATVTLYDPTTGLEYNATTSGTGTVVIDGVAYGAYRVRIHHPHMKPYETRLLVNESSVALSATLKPETYFVTIMAVDAETGAPVEGLTIKITRVFDGYTVSVTVEKSYYIARLEYGEYRVEIVKTGYQPYTASFTADHDMRIEARLTPILYTVTIQVVDSLYQRSLPARIVVFNPETGRRLESVTATGVATLQLRAGSYVLRAYSPYAHPATKTFIVPGADRIVVELVPRNFTVVVTPIDSLADVPIALLGYNASGVIECSDTGEWSMEWVNGSLVATLPYSRGCRVTIQAPYYNPLVETIGDIGANTTLRVALEPVLYTLVIRARSEYGIPTSFNATVTGGPLNERFTVSGRGEATLRLRPGVYTVRVTAKYHEANETRVVVEGDTSVTVTLPLRVYTVTLRAIDSTTGNLVTGATAVLTRVAPTQSKPVVLDLRAGTARIPLTWGTYKVRISAPGYAEKTVTFTVPEATSVAVPLDPLTFTLRLRVVDALTNEPIGNATVMIFGVRTGTAVKALTDKTGSLKLSLRSDTYRIVVLAEYHLGAERQVTLLNDTELTVKLEPVKYTLTLRVSDGVTLKPFTGKWYAVFERKEGGFKENMTFEGPEAVVQLPYGTYKVVLGAPRYDKNVLNVELYNDTTLKAAIPRKRYTVTIKVLDARGSPVPNAIVTLTLTETGAQLYTGVTGDDGTVTPSLPWGTYRLTIEAGGYHPYTTIVTVKEEGQTIPAMIRPTLAKIILDLLPAIIIAGAVIGSAAWIGIRVRRKPVSLELLEEESE; translated from the coding sequence ATGGCTGTTAGGCTCGCCGCGCTGATAGTAGCCACTCTAATCACGCTTATCCTCCACGTGGTTGTTGCCCACGCCCAGCTACCCCCCTACAAGCCCCCCTATATCGAGGTGCAGGTGCCGGGGCGCGTAGCCACAGAGTACTTCGACGGCGGCAAGCTCTGGGTGGTGTACGAGCAGGGCGGCGAGACGCACATAGCACTCTACACGCTGGTTGGGGGTGTGCCCGTCCAGCAGTGGGTTAGTAGTGTGCCAGGCGAGCCCATTGCAACAGCGACGACCGACGACCTTAGCCTGCTGGCCGTGGCGACCAGCGCCAAGAAGATAGTCGTGTATGATGTGAGCGGGCTGCCCATCCTCGAGATAGAGCGTGGCGTGCGCGGCAAACCGCTCTACGTCGCGCTCGCCTCGAGGAGCGGCGGCAAGGTAGATACTCTCATCGTCGTCGAGGTTGTCGGAGGCTCCTCGTACTGGGTTTACGCCTACGCCCTTGACAGGCCGGCTGCGAGGAGGGCTGAGCTCTGGCTCCCCGTACCCTCAGACCTCACGCTGGACAGGTTCAAGGTTGTCCCGGTGCGCGTGGCTGCGCGCGAGACCGCCGAGCCGGAGATAGCCGTTGTGCGCGTAGTGAACGTGGAGCTGAACTACACTGGGACGGTGGTAGAGGGTGACTATGCGCTAGTCGCCGAGGTGTATCGCGTCACGGATGCCCCCGGTGGCCTCGTCTTCGTGAAGAGCATGGCTGGCAACGTGACCCTAGGCTACGAGGTCGGCCGCGAGCCCTACACGATATCGAGTATAGACTCTGTAGTCGTCTACCGGTTCGAGGGGAGCGACACGCTATACCTGCTCGCGAGCCTAACGCTCCAGCAGGCTAGCGTCCCCGGGGTCACGAAGACCCAGCTACCAGGCAACATCTACGGCTTCGTCGTCGCTGACCTCTCGAGGAACGAGAGTATAGTCCGCTACGAGGATAGCAGCGTGGGCACCCTCGACTTCTACCCGATGGCGGGGCCCGCCAGGTCCTTCGCCGTGACAAGCGACGGCGGGATAATCGCGGTCGGCTCGAGCGACTATAACGTCTACATGTTCTTCCGTGGGGTGGACGCCTACCGGGTCCGCTACTCGATTAGCCTCGGGAGTAGCGTGACAACCGTTGACATGACCCCGATTGGCAACCTGGTGGTGGCGGGTGCCAGCAACGGCGCGCTCTACGCCTTCAACGGCGGCGACGGCGAGATCTACTGGAGTCTACCCTCCCAGAGCAGCGTCACATCAGCTACCATCACTGCCAGCTACGCGGCTTTCGGCACCGAGGGCGGCCGCGTGATAGCCTTCACCAACCCGCGCGTCAAGCTCTACTATCTCGGCGTGCAGCTCAACCTTACGAACGCCCCCGACTACGTCCTAGAGGCGACCACCAACATAACAGTCGTGGGCGTCTACCACGCGATGCTGGTTAACATTAGCGTCTCGGGCGTGACCAGCGAGCTTGTCGAGAGGCCCTTCTTTGCTCTCCTGCCGGCCGCCAACTACACGCTGATAGTCGATAACGAGGTCCTAGGCGTGGTGGTCTACAGCGTCACCCTCTCGGCCAACGTGGTCTACTGGCTGCAACCCGAGGCGTTCAAACTACCAGTCTACACGTTGACCGTGTGCCTCCTCGACACTATCACCCGGGGGCCGCCGGCGGACGCCCTCCTGAGGATAGAGCAGGTGCCCTTCCCCGGGCAGAACGAGACAAGCCTCGCCGTGTACACCCTCCCGTTCAACGAGACCGGGTGCGCCTCAGCGAGGCTACCACGCGGCTACTACACCATAGGGCTCCTCTCCTGGCGCTACCCCCCGGTGATAGAGGGGGCGCCACACACGATCAGGTTGTGGAGCGACACTCTCATCCGTGGCAACGTGACGCCCTACACGGCGAGGGTGACGGTCAGCGTCGCCACTAGCTACGGTATGCCCCTGGCGGGCGCCACGGTCACACTCTACGACCCAACCACCGGCCTAGAGTATAACGCGACGACGAGCGGCACCGGCACGGTTGTAATCGACGGCGTGGCTTACGGCGCCTATCGGGTTAGGATACACCACCCCCACATGAAGCCCTACGAGACGCGCCTCCTCGTCAACGAGAGTAGTGTCGCGCTAAGCGCCACGCTGAAACCAGAGACATACTTCGTCACGATAATGGCCGTTGATGCCGAGACTGGGGCCCCGGTGGAGGGCCTAACCATCAAGATAACCAGGGTGTTCGACGGGTACACTGTGAGCGTCACTGTCGAGAAGAGCTATTACATCGCGAGGCTCGAGTACGGCGAGTACCGTGTGGAGATAGTGAAGACGGGCTACCAGCCCTACACGGCGAGCTTCACAGCAGACCATGATATGAGGATCGAGGCCCGCCTCACGCCAATACTCTACACGGTGACAATCCAGGTGGTTGACAGCCTCTACCAGAGGAGCCTCCCCGCCCGCATAGTGGTGTTCAACCCGGAGACGGGTAGGAGGCTCGAGAGTGTAACCGCGACGGGGGTCGCGACGCTACAGCTGAGAGCCGGGAGCTACGTGCTACGCGCCTACTCGCCCTACGCCCACCCAGCCACAAAGACGTTCATCGTGCCGGGAGCCGACCGTATCGTCGTCGAGCTGGTGCCCCGCAACTTCACGGTAGTAGTGACCCCCATTGACTCCCTCGCGGATGTGCCAATAGCGCTGCTCGGGTACAACGCGAGTGGCGTAATAGAGTGTAGCGACACCGGCGAGTGGAGCATGGAGTGGGTGAACGGGAGCCTAGTAGCGACGCTACCCTACTCGAGGGGCTGTAGGGTCACCATCCAAGCCCCGTACTACAACCCGCTCGTCGAGACGATAGGCGACATTGGGGCCAACACGACGCTGAGGGTCGCGCTCGAGCCGGTGCTCTACACGCTCGTTATACGCGCTCGGAGCGAGTACGGGATACCCACGTCCTTCAACGCCACGGTGACTGGCGGGCCCCTAAACGAGAGGTTCACCGTCTCTGGGCGTGGGGAGGCGACCCTAAGGCTGAGGCCCGGCGTCTACACGGTACGCGTCACCGCCAAGTACCACGAGGCTAACGAGACGAGGGTTGTAGTCGAGGGGGACACTAGCGTAACCGTGACGCTACCCCTCCGAGTCTACACGGTAACCCTCCGCGCCATAGACTCGACGACCGGCAACCTCGTCACCGGCGCCACGGCGGTATTGACGAGAGTCGCGCCAACACAATCCAAGCCCGTCGTACTAGACCTCCGCGCCGGCACGGCGAGGATCCCGCTAACCTGGGGCACCTACAAGGTCAGGATCAGCGCACCAGGATACGCCGAGAAGACAGTGACGTTCACGGTGCCAGAGGCTACTAGCGTCGCCGTCCCACTAGACCCGCTCACATTCACGCTAAGGCTGCGAGTCGTCGACGCCCTCACCAACGAGCCCATCGGGAACGCGACGGTCATGATATTCGGTGTGCGGACCGGCACAGCAGTCAAGGCGCTAACCGACAAGACGGGTAGCCTAAAGCTAAGCCTGCGCAGCGACACCTACAGGATAGTCGTGCTGGCAGAGTACCACCTCGGCGCCGAGAGGCAGGTAACCCTCCTCAACGATACGGAGCTCACCGTCAAGCTAGAGCCCGTGAAGTACACGCTGACGCTCAGAGTGAGCGACGGCGTGACGCTCAAACCCTTCACGGGCAAGTGGTATGCGGTGTTCGAGAGGAAGGAGGGAGGCTTCAAAGAGAACATGACCTTCGAGGGCCCGGAGGCTGTGGTCCAACTCCCCTACGGCACCTATAAGGTCGTGCTAGGCGCGCCGAGGTACGACAAGAACGTGTTGAACGTGGAGCTGTACAACGATACGACCCTCAAAGCGGCGATACCCAGGAAGAGGTACACCGTTACGATAAAGGTGCTAGACGCTAGAGGCTCACCCGTCCCCAACGCGATAGTCACGCTAACCCTCACAGAGACCGGCGCCCAGCTCTACACCGGGGTGACCGGCGACGACGGCACGGTCACACCAAGCCTACCGTGGGGCACGTACAGGCTCACCATCGAGGCGGGAGGCTACCACCCATACACGACCATCGTCACGGTCAAAGAGGAGGGCCAGACGATACCAGCGATGATACGCCCAACGCTAGCCAAGATAATCCTAGACCTACTCCCAGCGATAATAATCGCAGGCGCGGTGATAGGCTCGGCAGCGTGGATAGGGATCAGGGTGCGCAGGAAACCAGTCAGCCTAGAGCTGCTAGAGGAGGAAAGCGAGTAA
- a CDS encoding UPF0175 family protein — translation MTRVGLKRIVIEVPENLRVPPGEIEERLKIELALRLYEKGIASLGQARRIAGLSKWSFLELLAKEGIPMRYGEEELREDLEVARRLARESGK, via the coding sequence GTGACTAGAGTTGGCTTAAAGCGCATTGTTATCGAGGTTCCTGAGAACCTACGAGTCCCTCCCGGCGAGATCGAGGAGAGATTGAAGATAGAACTGGCGTTGAGATTGTATGAGAAGGGCATAGCTTCACTAGGTCAGGCTAGGAGGATAGCAGGGCTATCTAAATGGAGTTTCTTAGAACTGCTAGCCAAGGAGGGGATACCCATGCGCTACGGCGAAGAAGAGCTAAGAGAAGACTTGGAGGTTGCCAGGAGGCTTGCAAGGGAATCAGGGAAATAG
- a CDS encoding HEPN domain-containing protein has translation MEFWRRASRLCRELEPLYERVAMLNKLYIPPRYPDGWAAGIAPYESFTRRDAIEALECAERVVGAVEVCVRGVCSGAEE, from the coding sequence CTGGAGTTTTGGAGGAGGGCTTCTCGCCTCTGTCGAGAGCTAGAGCCTCTCTATGAGCGTGTCGCGATGCTGAACAAGCTGTACATCCCGCCGAGGTACCCGGATGGCTGGGCAGCGGGGATAGCGCCCTACGAGAGCTTCACGAGGCGCGACGCTATAGAGGCGTTGGAGTGTGCGGAGAGAGTTGTGGGGGCGGTGGAGGTGTGCGTTCGTGGAGTATGTTCGGGTGCCGAGGAGTAG
- a CDS encoding PD-(D/E)XK nuclease family protein, which yields MASGTTSREDLKRAILELLRSDWEFRRAVAAELGLLEILERLVKIEERLLKVEERIEEHTRAIRALQEQVKALQEQMVKLQEQVAEHSRVIRNLQEELRRFGDRLAALGSRWGLYAEDAVRESLYRILQEYLGVARVEKWREYDEAGEVLGRPRIIEIDVVVKNDTHYLIEVKSSIDVYDVYVFNRKCELYTKRVKPPKVKKLMVTFYADDKAVNAAEELGIEIVRG from the coding sequence ATGGCGTCGGGTACAACGAGCCGCGAGGATCTGAAACGCGCTATTCTGGAGTTGTTGAGGAGTGATTGGGAGTTTCGCCGTGCTGTTGCTGCTGAGCTTGGGCTGCTGGAGATCCTGGAGAGGCTCGTGAAGATCGAGGAGAGGCTGTTGAAGGTCGAGGAGAGGATCGAGGAGCACACCAGGGCTATAAGGGCGCTACAAGAGCAGGTCAAAGCACTTCAAGAGCAGATGGTGAAGCTCCAGGAGCAGGTGGCCGAGCATAGCAGGGTGATTAGGAATCTCCAGGAGGAGCTCAGAAGGTTCGGGGATCGCCTCGCGGCGCTGGGCTCAAGGTGGGGCCTGTACGCCGAGGATGCTGTCCGGGAGTCCCTGTACAGGATCCTCCAGGAGTATCTCGGCGTGGCCAGGGTGGAGAAGTGGAGGGAGTACGACGAGGCGGGGGAGGTCCTCGGCAGACCGAGGATCATAGAGATCGACGTTGTCGTCAAGAACGACACCCATTACTTGATCGAAGTCAAGTCGAGTATAGACGTCTACGACGTGTACGTGTTCAACCGGAAGTGCGAGCTCTACACGAAGAGGGTGAAACCACCAAAAGTAAAGAAGCTGATGGTCACATTCTACGCCGACGATAAGGCTGTAAACGCGGCTGAAGAGCTAGGCATCGAGATAGTACGCGGATAG
- a CDS encoding nucleotidyltransferase domain-containing protein codes for MPRSRLEEWLRILEEVEGAAARLAARIGRVSVLLHGSYARGDFNLWSDVDLIIVSEVFRGIRPLDRYKLVQDVLPDKVEPIPMTPEELRRAVEKPA; via the coding sequence GTGCCGAGGAGTAGGCTCGAAGAGTGGCTTAGGATCCTCGAGGAGGTTGAGGGGGCTGCCGCTAGGCTAGCGGCGCGCATTGGCAGGGTCTCTGTGTTGCTCCACGGTAGCTATGCGCGTGGCGACTTCAATCTGTGGAGCGACGTCGACCTCATAATAGTCTCTGAGGTGTTTCGCGGTATACGCCCCCTCGACCGCTACAAGCTCGTGCAGGACGTCCTCCCCGATAAGGTAGAGCCTATCCCGATGACGCCCGAGGAGCTGAGAAGAGCGGTCGAGAAACCAGCGTGA